A single window of Nasonia vitripennis strain AsymCx chromosome 4, Nvit_psr_1.1, whole genome shotgun sequence DNA harbors:
- the LOC116417163 gene encoding uncharacterized protein LOC116417163, with product MEKVGELRSQLRAYRNASANEQTRADCFRADRELELFESYLRTTLDRRETHLLMARHHNSSSHPVLYDPQLPQLFVNNEPALRLFLRDIRYRVNKTALHKCLLDQGCTDFEIVSVKTKKSGSVATVICNSFASSGAMQVKSCKKELVFTDPNGKQSHIKTKPDQFITQNALLPAQAIKRETSILPDNLTRLFNQSDPVLTLWNYLSADDIFNLYIACHENSIFHRLGIPFDSSSIRYSGPNGLNQMLEDATTFTFRSISFSSNANVFETPFVNKFFKACANRCKNSTRRVGMHLVDLSAVAITRETIKILADHFAVHKLVLGKTPGGSEENLELEKLSTLSLYNNLHLSLKFLTKDCFSYLRTLRMVGCNEVPMDKLFSFVICNQQLEELVFTDSQSRNQHTADLSVAAISGSNVLEKFQFNYSAAKTFRTHLIPDLIWNESKSIKSIDLENNTFFQKHTNTLLSKLPNVQHVNILGLDIDQVLVLSSCEQILSIKINYGENLVSTLYSLIPTRVKSIEIVNLLGKKKTKAMDIFCIRDLFHSRDQLYIKLTNCKIAIPNNLVNYFAANHVQITRTSNTCEISKTPKET from the coding sequence ATGGAAAAAGTAGGCGAATTGAGATCTCAGCTCAGGGCGTATAGAAACGCCTCAGCTAACGAGCAAACTCGAGCAGACTGCTTCCGGGCAGACCGGGAGTTGGAACTTTTCGAGTCATATCTCCGAACAACACTCGACCGCCGGGAGACGCATCTCCTCATGGCCAGACATCACAACTCCTCTAGCCACCCGGTGCTCTACGATCCTCAATTACCGCAACTTTTTGTAAACAACGAGCCAGCGCTCCGACTGTTTTTACGCGACATCCGATATAGAGTTAACAAAACAGCTCTTCACAAATGTCTACTAGATCAAGGTTGTACCGATTTCGAAATCGTTAgcgttaaaacaaaaaaatccgGGTCAGTAGCGACAGTAATCTGCAACTCGTTCGCATCATCGGGCGCGATGCAGGTTAAatcttgtaaaaaagaacTCGTTTTCACTGATCCCAACGGCAAACAGTCACACATCAAGACTAAACCGGATCAGTTTATCACTCAAAACGCGCTGCTACCTGCACAAGCGATCAAACGGGAAACTTCCATCCTACCGGATAACCTTACTCGCTTATTCAACCAAAGCGACCCAGTGCTTACGCTGTGGAATTACCTTAGCGCGGACGACATTTTTAACTTGTATATAGCATGTCAtgaaaattcgatttttcatcGCCTAGGTATTCCTTTCGACTCATCTAGCATTAGATATTCTGGTCCGAATGGCCTAAACCAAATGCTAGAAGACGCAACGACATTTACCTTTCGTAGCATTAGTTTTTCGTCAAACGCAAACGTCTTTGAGACACCCTTtgtaaataagttttttaaagCATGCGCAAATCGTTGTAAAAACTCTACGAGACGAGTAGGCATGCACCTAGTCGATCTCTCAGCGGTTGCGATCACTCGCGAAACGATCAAAATCCTAGCAGATCACTTCGCAGTCCACAAGCTTGTTCTCGGTAAAACACCCGGGGGCTCTGAAGAAAACTTAGAATTAGAAAAACTAAGCACGTTAAGCCTGTACAACAATCTACACTTATCACTTAAATTCCTAACAAAAGACTGTTTCTCGTATCTACGTACATTAAGAATGGTAGGGTGCAACGAAGTCCCCATGGACAAACTTTTTAGTTTTGTAATCTGCAACCAGCAACTCGAAGAGTTGGTATTCACCGACAGTCAAAGCAGAAACCAACATACCGCAGACTTAAGCGTAGCAGCGATTTCGGGAAGTAACGTGTTGGAAAAGTTTCAATTTAATTACTCAGCTGCAAAAACCTTCCGAACTCACTTGATCCCAGACTTAATCTGGAACGAGTCGAAGTCTATCAAATCCATCGATTTAGAGAACAACACTTTCTTTCAAAAACATACCAACACCTTGCTTTCCAAACTGCCTAATGTACaacatgtaaatattttaggATTAGATATCGATCAAGTCTTAGTTCTAAGTAGCTGTGAGCAAATCTTGTCAATCAAAATTAACTACGGAGAAAACCTAGTTAGCACGTTGTATAGCTTGATTCCGACTAGAGTCAAGTCTATAGAAATAGTAAACTTACTAGGTAagaaaaaaaccaaagcgatgGACATATTCTGCATTCGCGACTTGTTCCATTCTCGAGATCAGCTTTACATTAAGCTCACCAATTGCAAAATAGCAATTCCGAATAATCTCGTCAACTACTTTGCGGCGAACCACGTTCAAATTACGCGAACAAGCAACACGTGCGAAATCAGCAAAACACCAAAGGAAACTTAA